AGCATGACTATTGATGGGGATTCCAAGATCAATGAATTTCTGAATAGCtaaaaaatcatcttttttacaaacataatGGAAGCAACTTATCTTTCCTTCATTGTTATCATGTTCAGTTTTAAAGTCATACATTGAGAGCATTGCATCAACAATATCATACTTTTTATCTTTAATAGCTAAATCAAATGGTGTTTGTTGATTCTCATCCTTGTCAAGTATTGAAgctttcatttttaataattgcttCACAATGACTATATCACTTATCTTCACAGCATAATGAAGTGGAGTGGATGCTTCAGTTCTGGTTTTCTTTTGTACACGACAGTTGTTCTTGAGCAAGAATCTAATAATGGTCTTATGTCCTCTTTCAAAAGCTGCCAGGAGAAGATCATAGTCGAACCATGTGTCatcttctttaaaatcacTTAATCGAGCCATTTTTTTTAGATCTCCTAAGGAACTCGATTTGACTGCTGAtagcaacattttttttcttgaactAGAGTCTATATTGAGCTCTTGATTATTATTAGAACGTACTTTTGTTGTCATGATGACAATCAAAAATTCATATGCATATATAAGCAGTAGATTTctgtaatataaaattttatgtaataagTGTATGATGCATGACTAATATTGTTAATAATCCAATGTAATATGGAATTActaaatgtttttaaatgcAACGTATTATTGTCAGTTCACATACATGGCTATTATCCCAAAACTGTTGTCACTTCGACCGCATTTCCAAAAAATTTGTACATGAACATTTGAATAGGAATCACAGCTTCTGATTGAGTGAGAAAACTATCTTTTTTCACAGAATTAAACGAAGTAGactataattaaataaatcgaTTAATCGTTAAAGCAGTTTGAGAATATAAGTACGCTGCAAAAATGAGATGAACCAACCACCCTCAGCAaacattttaaacaaaataattcattcaaaatcCATCTTCTTTTGTTATTTTCACTTTAAATTCGAGCAAAACAAACGAGAACCGGTGCACGCCGGGTCGTGCGAACGACGTTATGATCATCAGGTATACACATGTATACGTACTTGTATACGAATACGATCGCTGTTGATCGCTTGTCAAACGCGTATATGTATGCATTATACGTGATATATTCGTTgatgtattatatattatgatgCCTACTATACTTATGTAGGTGGTACGTGTATAGTGTATGCATATACAAGGTGCGTGcttttttatattgtttatatatatatatatatatatatatatatatatatatatatatataaaagtttAAACTTGATACCGCATGAAGCAACTTCATATatgtattttatcaacaaCTGTATAATCAATTAGACGATAATCGTGGCGttaaaatatgtatgtatacataataCATGCACGTTATATATGAGAATTGAGATATGATCGTTATAAATTTGAATTctttattggaaaaaaatatgtaaagaaatttaaagctgaaataaacaaaaatacgtaTCTGTGTACATACAACataacaattttatattatttcttcAAAACTGTATATGgataaatatgtaatttattattacataaagAATTCattaaatgcattttatagGTCAAACAGCTGGTATAATTTctttgtgattttttaaaaatttttgtttgattatGTAAAAagtctcaaaaaattaaaacattgGCTCAATTCATTTgaccattttattataatatagttTAAATATGATATAAAACCGGACGAAATTTTAAGCATCTATTATATATACGTCCTCTCTTAAATTAGTCttaagtatttttaaatataatatttttatcgctATATAAGGTGTCgtgtgtataaataataacatgAAAAACTTCTCGAAGGAATAACAGTGCGAATAACAGATACAAGTGTATATAAAATAGAGCCTAACCGACTTTGGCGGCAAAAAATGCTTCATACAGCCTATACTACTCGGTTCCTTCTCTCGGCTCCTATTACTTAGGCACATCAGAATATTGTATACACATGCCTGCGGCCTGCGCCCTATACGACCCCATCAGTGGCATGtactacaatttttttggCACAGATAAGTctaaatttatatgtatagtGCCCGATTCTCGGCAAGTGTCTAAATACCCCTACTCTTCAAGATGATACGCTGCTCCCCCACCGGCCACCGGCGCGTTTTTTTCGATAGCCGGCGTGATTGCCGTGCCCGCATCAGTCGTATAATCTTCGTCGGCGGAGGCACACGTGTGTCTCTCGCGGCCGCAGTTGCTCGCACAAGTCGCGTCCGCGCGGCCTACGAATATTCTCAATTTTAGGTTCCTGGAGGAACTGCAGCCGAATTCGACTATGCCGGTGGACGGGACGAACCTGGGCGACGACGATCTTATGTCGGTGAGTGTGAATCTATTATTCTTCTGTTATgttctttattatttctaCCGACGTTTTTTGCTGATATATGCGGGCCAGCCATACCTATGCAGGTATAGGATGTACGATTGCTCTTCGGTTCTGCaatagaaaagagagagagagagagagagagagagagagttttgcTTTCGGAGCTCGGGTTCGGGAATACTTACGTGACGGAAGGTTGAGTCTCTTTTTTACCGGCCTTCTGACGATGTATAAGATAGTTCTGTAGAAGGTGTACTTATGTTATATAGCTCGATTTTTTCTGGGCATGTAGGATATACGATTGAAGCGAGCATTACAACTGgcgattttttgttttcttgaaCTAGCTAGCTATGTGACGATTTTTCGGAGTATTTGTGTACCTCTGAACCTAAGCGTTCCAAGTTCCGTGAACTCGAGTTAAGATACATTTCGAGGAAGCAGGTCTCTGCAGACTCGTAGTCTATAGCGTTGTTTACGAACATCTTTTTGGAGTCTGTGTCATTTcgacacatatatacatataaatatataattttcacCTACATTTGTTTTTGTCGTCTTTGTTCTTCacgttttcaaaaatcatcGCGAGTTTATACTTACTACCTATATAAGTACCTATCGGATCGGAGATATAGAGCATCATAAATGGATGCGACTAAACTacatatattgtatataatcTTATCGCCTGTCACTGTTTACTTATTTTGCGGCGGTGGATTTATAAATAGGTTCGATTTTACTGTGTCGAGATCATGAGTATTTTTTGGGCTTTTTtgtagattttaattttatgattacTGCTTATGTAAATGTATATGTACCTAGTTTATTATCATATGTAATtcgtatttaaaaatatatgcgatttattatgaaaaaaaaattgtggacatagaaaaaaagtttgcTTTCATAACGAAGAAAAAGTGGCAATCCAATCAAAACCgattattaaaacaaattgcattgaaaattgttatttttccgattttgaataaaaagcAACTAATCACAAAACATCGAataaaacttaattttatAGATATGAAAACGAAAAACAGCGTGGTGAAAGCtgataatgatttttttactttcttttcttttgtaataaattaataaaaatgttattaaaaatcaaagtgtaattgtattttttctccAGTATCGCGTGATTGCTTTTTTTTggttcattttctttgttgttTGTCGTTTTTGTTATTATACAGCAGTCAATAACACGTAGGCACCTTATACCAATTATAATCATGTAGGCATAGACCTATGATTCTCATGATcatactatttatttataaattcattCTAGATCCATCAAAAGATCAGTCATGGAAGTTACTGGTCAGGCAGTTTGTGGAGAGAAATGATGGCAATGGATTTGTTCGTTGATCATAATTATTGCAAGCTAAATAAGAGCAATGTTAAAATTGATAAAGCAGAAAATTATGACAACTTTAACATATCCCAGGAGAATATATTGGcatacaaaattaataataacgaGCTTATGGAATTTGATATACAGAATTATGTTGAAATACAGTGCAATGATGAAATGCAAAATGATATTTCAGAGGATGTAATCAACTTCAATTCCATTAATACAAATACAGAAAATAGATACTTTAACAATGATGCCACAAGATTAAATTGTAATGAAATAGCCAAAGATGTAAACTTTATTAATACATTGGaagatatgaattttaataatatttctaaTGTAATAAACAATAGTATAGCTACAGAAAATGAGCATTCAATGAATGATAGTATGGCAAATAGTGGGTCACAATGTTTGATAAATAATTTGCCTCTCAACAATCACAACAGTACTTTTACTTCTTACAGTACTGAAGATAGTGGCATTGAAAGTATGGATTCACTACTGTTTACAGAGAGTGAAGATAGTTTTTTGCTGGATTCAAGGGATGATCATTGCTATTCATTTTCTAAAGAAAGAGATGGagcaaaaaaatcttattttaataaaagaaaggCAGAAAGTAGTTCTGCGGCTAGCATTTCAACCAATATTGAAAACTCAGATGTAATCAAAGATAAAAGTGAAGTACCTGCAAAAAGAAACCGTACTACAAAGAGGAGCAGAGAAGTCATCATAAGTGAAGAATCACCAATAATTGAAGGAAAATATGAAGAGTCAAGAAGAGTCACAAGACTTTTAGTTAAGAACTCAGATGAGAAACCTGTGAAATATATCGATAATACACCTGGTAAACTTGTTTGGGGATATTTTAGAAGTGGATGGTGGCCaggtaattttacttttagatttttcaataattatttataaagttgTATAATACTTTGTAAAGCTCATTCGATTAATACTCATCAAAGATCTAAATATTGTTACAGCATTAATCATAAGAGCTGAAGATGCCGGTATGATACcttcatctgaaaaaatttgGGTTTCTTGGATTGGTGAATCCCGAATATCTGaggtaaaaatttaatatacacTGTGGAAACTTATgcataatttgtttatttatcaCAATGTAATGAAAATACCCATCTTTTTTTCAGTTGAATGCTAAATGTATTGATAAGTTTTCTAATCATTTAGAGAGAAGACTTGACAATTTAGCAACAAATTCTAAGACCAAGGTGACttgcaaaaaacaaaaagacgaAGCATGCTTCAAAACTATACAggtattttgtttaattttcaagaaattaatattcattttaatttaatgatTAATTGAACTGACTTTTCTATCATTTGCATAAgctattaaaaaaacattttactgGTGGAGCCTTGGTAAAGCCATACATTGCATggataaaaaacaatattctaccctataaaaataaatgtgaGTTGCATAGTTTCTTATAAAATAACTTTAACCATATTTtctctattattatatatttttttaattcgtaatatcaatttttagtGGATGAACTGCATTTTTATCCATATCCAGAAAGTCTTTCGGATAAgcttaacaatttaaaaatagtcaattcagaaaaaaatgaaaaatacttGCGTCAGCAAGAAAAAGAACgtaaatattgtataaattatattttaaatatcaataGTCCGTCTAATTTCATGTTTTTCAATATCTCTTCAATTGATCAAACTCTGAGTGTGCATTGTgtagtaaatataaaatgtaatgATTTTTGCAGGATTGTGTAAAGCATTCGAGCCAAagaacttgataaaaaaaatagaaaagtttgaaaaaccGATTGAAAAGGGTGGAATAAATATAGTAGATCAAAAGTATGGGATGATTGTGTGGGCTAAAATGCAAGGATATAGTTGGTGGccatgtaataaaaatttataatatttaaagtttaataagaaatgtaaaatttgatatgaaaaaataataaatattaattatttaggTGTTATCATGGATTATCAACATCTTAATCGTAAGCAGCCACATGTGGCACATCAATGGGTCATGTGGTATGGTGATTACAAGTATTCTCAAGTAaattttcgttattttttcataatattgtataaaagTAGGGTGGcatgtaaaatattgtttttaatattttcaggtTCAGTATCGACAGATTCTTACTTTTCCAACAGGAATGGACAGAATGGAATCTAAAATTACCGCAACAAAAGATGAGCTTTTTTGCAAGGCAGTTCTTCAAGCTGCTAAGGTTTTTCTTCTAATTTTTGGTACTTAATGCAACgttaataacaaatatttttactaaaaacGTTTCATTGTTTTATATAGGATTATTGTGATAAGTTGGGTTACTTAACTGAGCCATGGAAAATAAAGGATGTAATTCACCTATTTTATAAATCCAAAGATATATACAAACTAAAAAATGCAGAGTTAACAGAACCAAACGAAGAGGATTTGTATTCTCaaactataaaaaaacagttgagaaagcaaattaataatcagccgattagcgaagaaagaaagaaaaagatatTAGAATGTAGTAAGTTGAAGTAAATTACAGTGAATATTGCCAGTTAATACATGTGACATACAGGAAAATGATATAAAATGAAACTAAATATACTTgctattttttagaaaatttaaatttactgctttctGGAAAATTACCACTAGAATCTTTGTGTATAAGTTGTTTAGAATCTGGTGAAGAGTTGGAGGATCATCCATTTTTTCATGCATCAATGTGTGAAAAATGTTTGGTAactatatttatttgaaatattttaccaAATCGTGATAAATCTCATAGATTCTTATAATTGTATTGAATTTCAGGAAGATTTCAGTCCAAAGATTTTCGCATATGGGAACGATGCAAAATGTGTATGgttaacatattttataaaattatttaatcacGCTAATATATAAGACTTATTAATTCATTTATGTATTTAGTTTTATTGCACTTTGTGCGGCGGAGATGATTTAGTAGCAGTATGCGATAGCATGAGTTGTCCCAGGTAATTTTTACTGCCTTCAATTAGTGGTTCTCTCTAAGTATAATATATCGTTCTTAATGCGAGAAAAGCATACTAGCATATTTGATTGTTACTACTTTTCTGCTGCAacaatttgttatttttatttttagagttTTTTGCACTGCTTGTATTAAGTATATTATTTGCCCAGAATTTTATGAGGACATTCTTTTAAAGCACCCATGGTATTGCTTTCTTTGCGACCCTAGTTCAATAAGTACCAATAACGTCGTCATCAAGATACGCAACGACTGGAGATACAAAATGATCTCGCTCTATCGCATCAACTGCGATGAAGAAGCGCCTTCGAATTTGGAACGCCTGGATCGGAACAGAAAAATAAGAGTTTTATCGCTGTTTGACGGCATTGGAACTggtatttacataaaatattaaaaaattacatgacttgatttccaaaattttttaaatatttaaaaatatctgtttatttattgatatcatttttatttttattaaattattttctaggTCTTGTTGTATTAAAGCATTTAAACGTTAACATTGAATGTTACTACGCGAGCGAAATTGATCCAGATTCGATGCAAGTTAGTTTCTTTAATCACGGCAATGAAATTATACAGTTAGGTGACGTGAGAAACAtagacgagaaaaaaattaaagagatAGCTCCCATTGACTTGCTGATCGGTGGCTCTCCCTGCAATGAGCTCAGCTTGGCCAATCCCAAAAGAAGAGGACTTGATGGTACACTGATTATACATCATAGTATATAATAACGTGCGTCTTCTATcaaataattgtatttattactttttagaTCCAGAGGGTACAGGAATACTCTTCTATGATTACGTCCGGATTATGAAACTCGTCAAAAAGCACAATAAAAAACGTCACCTTTtctggctttttgaaaatGTCGCGTCCATGccgaaaaaattcagaaacCAAATCAGcaagtaaaaataaatgcgCTTGTTATATAGAATTTTTCCCCCTTTGTTAttgtacataaataattaatgaaagtaATGATTATAGAAATTTAGGTAGAGAACCGAAATTCCTAGACTCTGCGGATTTCTCAGCGCAGCATAGGCCTCGGCTGTATTGGGGAAATTTACCCTGGGGTCCATATCAAGTGAATAACGTAGTACTGCAGGACGTGCTCAGAAAACGCTGCAATCGTCAAGcacttgtaaaaaaaataatgaccgTTACTACCAGGACAAATTCATTGAATCAAAGTAAGGACTATTGATagaaagtttatagaaaattctTCTATGTATGTGATATCTTTGTCATTTAATATAAGCTCCTAACACTTAAATGGAggatgaaaattattttattgcgGAGAATttgtacaattatttaatcgAAGAATTTATTACAGCCAaggaaaatttaaaaccaGTACTTATGGATGGCAAAAAGGACATGCTGTGGGTAACGGAATTAGAGAAAATCTTTGGATTCCCAATGCATTACACTGACACAAACCTCCAAAAAACTCGGAGGTTGCAGCTTATTGGCAAAGCTTGGAGTGTGCAAACTCTTACGGCTATTTTAAGGCCTGTATTTCtcttttaaatgtttttttgattatgCAGTAATAGGCGAACTGCGTATGTTGAATGTTTTTAGATGCTGAATTACAATTTGTTTACAGTATGTACAGCTTTGaaaattgtgtaaaaatttttatatttatagtgtgtataaagataattttacgtcttgaatttttaaaaatgtttgaaatcTTAGTAACGATTTCTTCAAATGacagaaattcaaaaagtataaGATTTTTAATGATTGATATAACTATACAGACCAGAATCATTATTTATGGTTGATATATGTAAAAAGCTTTCTGGTATTTTGATCTCAATTACGAATAAGCAAAATTAGTTTGTAagcttttaaatatttttaaaatgactGCGAGAATAAGCAATTCATTTTGTACAAAAATGTTAGACTTGACGTAAAAAGTCGTAATACGATCataattcttttatatttattgtttgcatttgtatatatactagtagatatttaattatatacatatatctatgctttaaatatttgtaaaatgaatttatctttttatttacgtgttcttttttattttataagtaAAAACTTGGATTGGTTTGCGTAAATATAAGATAAAATTAGCTTAAAAATGCGTTATCAACAAAAAAAGTTTCGTTTAGATCGCGTTACATTACAAAGTCTGTTCACTAACTATATCAAGTGTATAATATTGCTTCGCTGAGCGAATTAAAGTACAACACGCACGTTTACAATACCTCACAGAAAACCCTGCAGGATTTTCTCTAGTAAATTTCTTGCAAGATTTCATAAACGCCAAAATTATGCATGACACTGCTTATAGGAAATAGATGTCTTATAGTAAATCCTGCGGTATTTTTTGATAAGATATTTTACAAActttaaataattaacaaaCGTTGTTCAATAATATCAATTTTCTTAGTCTTATGTGTAAAATTTAAGGGCCCTTTAATATATCGCTATAGGACGGCACATTTTCTAGTTTGCTGCATCCTATAGCAGCGGTCTGCGATACTCGCAAGAGCCATCCTGGGTTCCAGGTATTAGGAGTTTAAAATTACCCTGCGAGACTAGTGGCCGCTTTGCTCCTATACCATGAAATCCGTCACTTTTAATTGATTTAGTTGAAAATGTAGGCGTCTAGAAATAAAAACGTTAGCTGCGTTTCATTCAGTGTACATAATGTGTAGCACATCCTTTTTCTTGCgcttaaagtttttaattcgAAATTTTCCCAACTACTCCGTACTCATCATAATATGTAAAACGTGGGTAGCGAACGCCGCTTGATAAAGTTGCATTTTTTCGCGAATCCTGAAAACGTATTTTCCCAACTCGAGCATAAGATGAACACTTTTTCATGCCAGAAAGTAGCGTAAAAAATCGTGCATTTCGAGCG
The sequence above is drawn from the Nasonia vitripennis strain AsymCx chromosome 4, Nvit_psr_1.1, whole genome shotgun sequence genome and encodes:
- the LOC100114044 gene encoding DNA (cytosine-5)-methyltransferase 3B isoform X1, which translates into the protein MPVDGTNLGDDDLMSIHQKISHGSYWSGSLWREMMAMDLFVDHNYCKLNKSNVKIDKAENYDNFNISQENILAYKINNNELMEFDIQNYVEIQCNDEMQNDISEDVINFNSINTNTENRYFNNDATRLNCNEIAKDVNFINTLEDMNFNNISNVINNSIATENEHSMNDSMANSGSQCLINNLPLNNHNSTFTSYSTEDSGIESMDSLLFTESEDSFLLDSRDDHCYSFSKERDGAKKSYFNKRKAESSSAASISTNIENSDVIKDKSEVPAKRNRTTKRSREVIISEESPIIEGKYEESRRVTRLLVKNSDEKPVKYIDNTPGKLVWGYFRSGWWPDLNIVTALIIRAEDAGMIPSSEKIWVSWIGESRISELNAKCIDKFSNHLERRLDNLATNSKTKVTCKKQKDEACFKTIQLLKKHFTGGALVKPYIAWIKNNILPYKNKLDELHFYPYPESLSDKLNNLKIVNSEKNEKYLRQQEKERLCKAFEPKNLIKKIEKFEKPIEKGGINIVDQKYGMIVWAKMQGYSWWPCVIMDYQHLNRKQPHVAHQWVMWYGDYKYSQVQYRQILTFPTGMDRMESKITATKDELFCKAVLQAAKDYCDKLGYLTEPWKIKDVIHLFYKSKDIYKLKNAELTEPNEEDLYSQTIKKQLRKQINNQPISEERKKKILECKNLNLLLSGKLPLESLCISCLESGEELEDHPFFHASMCEKCLEDFSPKIFAYGNDAKCFYCTLCGGDDLVAVCDSMSCPRVFCTACIKYIICPEFYEDILLKHPWYCFLCDPSSISTNNVVIKIRNDWRYKMISLYRINCDEEAPSNLERLDRNRKIRVLSLFDGIGTGLVVLKHLNVNIECYYASEIDPDSMQVSFFNHGNEIIQLGDVRNIDEKKIKEIAPIDLLIGGSPCNELSLANPKRRGLDDPEGTGILFYDYVRIMKLVKKHNKKRHLFWLFENVASMPKKFRNQISKNLGREPKFLDSADFSAQHRPRLYWGNLPWGPYQVNNVVLQDVLRKRCNRQALVKKIMTVTTRTNSLNQTKENLKPVLMDGKKDMLWVTELEKIFGFPMHYTDTNLQKTRRLQLIGKAWSVQTLTAILRPVFLF
- the LOC100114044 gene encoding DNA (cytosine-5)-methyltransferase 3B isoform X2, whose protein sequence is MPVDGTNLGDDDLMSIHQKISHGSYWSGSLWREMMAMDLFVDHNYCKLNKSNVKIDKAENYDNFNISQENILAYKINNNELMEFDIQNYVEIQCNDEMQNDISEDVINFNSINTNTENRYFNNDATRLNCNEIAKDVNFINTLEDMNFNNISNVINNSIATENEHSMNDSMANSGSQCLINNLPLNNHNSTFTSYSTEDSGIESMDSLLFTESEDSFLLDSRDDHCYSFSKERDGAKKSYFNKRKAESSSAASISTNIENSDVIKDKSEVPAKRNRTTKRSREVIISEESPIIEGKYEESRRVTRLLVKNSDEKPVKYIDNTPGKLVWGYFRSGWWPALIIRAEDAGMIPSSEKIWVSWIGESRISELNAKCIDKFSNHLERRLDNLATNSKTKVTCKKQKDEACFKTIQLLKKHFTGGALVKPYIAWIKNNILPYKNKLDELHFYPYPESLSDKLNNLKIVNSEKNEKYLRQQEKERLCKAFEPKNLIKKIEKFEKPIEKGGINIVDQKYGMIVWAKMQGYSWWPCVIMDYQHLNRKQPHVAHQWVMWYGDYKYSQVQYRQILTFPTGMDRMESKITATKDELFCKAVLQAAKDYCDKLGYLTEPWKIKDVIHLFYKSKDIYKLKNAELTEPNEEDLYSQTIKKQLRKQINNQPISEERKKKILECKNLNLLLSGKLPLESLCISCLESGEELEDHPFFHASMCEKCLEDFSPKIFAYGNDAKCFYCTLCGGDDLVAVCDSMSCPRVFCTACIKYIICPEFYEDILLKHPWYCFLCDPSSISTNNVVIKIRNDWRYKMISLYRINCDEEAPSNLERLDRNRKIRVLSLFDGIGTGLVVLKHLNVNIECYYASEIDPDSMQVSFFNHGNEIIQLGDVRNIDEKKIKEIAPIDLLIGGSPCNELSLANPKRRGLDDPEGTGILFYDYVRIMKLVKKHNKKRHLFWLFENVASMPKKFRNQISKNLGREPKFLDSADFSAQHRPRLYWGNLPWGPYQVNNVVLQDVLRKRCNRQALVKKIMTVTTRTNSLNQTKENLKPVLMDGKKDMLWVTELEKIFGFPMHYTDTNLQKTRRLQLIGKAWSVQTLTAILRPVFLF